The genomic region GTACCGCCGCTGGGCCCACCGATCTCCGCGCTGCCGGCTCCGGCCGGCGTCGAGCCGCCCACCGCGCCCACCGCGCCCACCGGCCCGCGCCGCCGGGGACGGCTTCTGGCCGTGCTCGCCACGGTGCTGCTGATGGTGCTCGCCGGCGTCGGCGTGGTCGTGGCCCGACCTGGGCCGGTGGCTGGCTGGCTGGGCGAGGACGACGCATCGACGCCGGTCGCGGCCGGTGCCACCCCGGAACCCGACCCGTCGGAGGTGCTGGCCGGGCCGGACGCGAATGCTCCGCTGCCCGCCCCGGACGGGGTGAAGGCCGCGCTGGGCCCGCTAGTCGGTGCCGCAGCCCTGGGTGACCGGGTGAACGTCTCGGTGGCCGACGTGACCTCCGGCCAGACACTCTTCGCCAAGGGCGCCGACGACGGGACTGTGCCCGCCTCGGTGACCAAGTTGGCGACAGCGGTGACAGTGCTGGCCGCCCGTGGTCCCGGCCACCGGATCCCCACCCGGGTGGTGGCCGGCAACAAGCCCGGCGAGGTGGTGCTCGTCGGCGGCGGTGACCCGACCCTCGCTGTGGACAAGAAGGGCTACTACCCGGGCGCGGCACGCCTTGACGACCTGGCCGCACAGGTGCGTACCGCGCTCGGCGGCACGGCCCCGACGAGCGTCACCGTCGACGGGACGATCTACTCCGGCCCGGTGTACGGCCCCGGCTGGGACGCCGACATCCCCACCGGCGGCTACGGCGGTGCGGTCACCGCGCTGATGACCGACGGCGCGCGGCGCGACCCGGGAGCCGACCCCGGAGGCGCGGAACGGGTCACCGAGCCCGACCTCGTCGCGGGCCGGTCGTTCGCCCGGCTGCTCGGCGTGCCGGCCGGCACCGTCAAGCGGGGTACGGCTCCGGCCCTGGCCGCCGCCGCGGGTGGCACCCCGCCTCCCGGCACCGAGCTGGGTACGGTGCAGTCCCCACCGTTGATCCGGCTGGTGGACATCATGATCAGCGAGAGCGACAACCTGCTGGCCGAGGCGCTCGCCCGCCAGGTGGCGCTGGCCCGCAGTCAACCGGCCTCGTTCGACGGCGCCGCCGCGGCCATGGACGCGGAGGTGGCGGCGCTGGGCCTGCCCGCCGACGAGATGACCCTCTCCGACGGCAGCGGGCTGTCCCGCCGCAACCGGATCAGCCCGTCTCTGCTCACCGATCTGATCCGGCTGGCCGCCAGCCCGGACCACCCGGAGCTGGCAGGTGTCTTCGGCGGCCTGCCGGTGGGCGGCTGGTCCGGCACCCTGGACGACCGCTACCGGGGTGCTCCCGGCACCGCCGCCGGAGCTGGCGCCGTCCGGGCCAAGACCGGCACGCTGACCGGCGTGCACGCCATCGCGGGCCTGGTCACCACGGTCGACGGCCGGCTGCTCACCTTCGCGGTGCTCACCGACAAGGTGCCCGGAGGCACGGACACCGCTCAACCGGCGCTGGACCGGATCGCCGCCGCGCTGGCGGGCTGCGGCTGCCGCTGACCGGCCCGTCGGGAGCCTCCACCGTCGCTCCTGACGCCCGCGAACGTCGAGCGCGGAAGCCCGCGACCGGTGTCTATCGCCGACGCGACCCCGGGCCGAGGTGTCGGGGCGCGGGTACGGTGGGTCCATGGCGCAGTTCGTGGACTGGGATCTGGCCGCCGCCACCGCGGGGGCGTTGAGCAAGTCGGGCCCTCGGGTGTCGTACGCCGAGGCGACCGACGTGGTCGGCGACCTGCGTCGGCTTACCGACGAGGCGGCCGGACACGTGGCCGACTACACGGGGCTACGGGCGCAGGTGGCCCATCCGCCGGTCCGGGTGGTGGACCGCCGGGACTGGGCGGCCACGAACATCGCCGGGCTACGTGAGGTGATCACTCCGCTGGTCAGCCGCCTCTCCGGCGACAAGCAGCCCGGCGTGCTGACCGAGGCGATCGGGTCCCGTCTGACCGGTGTGCAGGCCGGCACGGTGCTTGCCTACCTGTCCGGCCGGGTCCTCGGCCAGTACGAGGTCTTCTCCGCCGACCCGGGCCAACTGCTGCTTGTCGCGCCGAACATCGTCGAGGTGGAGCGCAAGCTCGGCGCCGATCCGCGCGACTTCCGGCTCTGGGTGTGCCTGCACGAGGTCACCCACCGCACCCAGTTCACCGCCGTGCCGTGGATGCGTGCCTACTTCCTGGGCGAGGTGCAGGCGTTCGTGGACGCCTCGTCCAACGGCGGCGAGCACCTGGTCGAGCGGCTGCGGCGTGGCGTGGCGACGCTGTCCGAGGCGGTCCGCGATCCGGAGAGCCGTACCAGCGTGCTGGACATTGTCCAGACCCCGGCGCAGCGGGCCGTGCTGGACCGGCTCACCGCGCTGATGACCCTGCTGGAGGGGCACGCCGAGTTCGTGATGGACGGCGTCGGCCCGCAGGTGATCCCGAGCGTGGAGCGGATCCGGGCGTCGTTCAACAGGCGTCGCGAGGCGGGCAACCCGCTGGAGAAGGCGATCCGCCGGCTGCTCGGGGTGGACGTCAAGATGCGCCAGTACGCCGAGGGCCGCAAGTTCGTGCACGGCGTGGTCGAGCGGGTCGGCATGGAGGGCTTCAACTCGATCTTCAACTCTCCGCTCACCCTGCCCCGGTTGTCCGAGCTTGGCGATCCGGACGCCTGGGTGGCGCGGGTGCACGGCCCGGCCGGCCACATCCCGGCCGCTGGCTGACCGTCCGCAGGTGGCCGCGCTCGCCCCGCCGGTGGCCGCGATCCGGGTGGTCGTCCGCCGCGCGCTGAACGGCCTGCCGCCCGGTGGTCCTGTGCTGGTGGCCTGTTCCGGTGGTGCCGACTCGCTCGCCCTGGCTGCGGCGACCGCCTTCGTGGTACCCCGGCTGGGCCGGTCTGCGGGGCTGGTGACCGTCGACCACGGCCTGCAGGCCGGCTCGGCGCAGCGGGCGGAGGCAGTGGCTGTCTGGGCACGTGAGGTCGGCTTCGCTCCGGTGGAGGTGGCCCGGGTGGAGGTGGCAGGGCGTCCGGGCGGCCCCGAGGCGGCGGCCCGGGAGGCCCGCTACCAGGCATTGACGGAGGCGGCTCGCCAGCACGGGGCTGCCGCGCTGCTCACCGGTCACACCCGGGACGACCAGGCGGAGACCGTGCTGCTTGCGCTGGCGCGGGGAGCCGGCCCGCGCGGGCTGGCCGGAATGCCGGCTCGACGGGACCTGGCCGGGGTGCCGCTGCTGCGCCCGCTGCTGGAGATCAGCCGGGAGCAGACCCGCGCCGCCTGTGCCGCGCTCGGCCTCGACATGTGGCAGGACCCGCACAACACCGACCCGTCGTACGCCCGCTCAAGGGTCCGCGCCGACCTGCTGCCGGCGCTGGTACGCGCGCTCGGGCCGGGCGTGGTGGACAACCTCGCGCGTACCGCCCGGTTGGTGGCGGCGGACAACGCCGCTCTCGACGGGTTGGCGGTGGCGGCGCTGGCGGCGGCCCGGTGTGCCGATGGAGGGCTCTCCGTGGCGGCGTTGGCGGGCCTGGTGCCCGCCGTGCGTGGCCGGGTGCTGCACACCTGGGCGCGGGAGTTGGGCGCCCTGCCGGCTGCTTTGTCCTACGGGCATGTCAACGCGTTGGACGCCCTGGTCACCGAGTGGCACGGTCAGGGGCCTGTCGACCTGCCCGGAGGGATCCGGGTGCTGCGCCGCGCCGGCCGGCTGGCGCCGGTCGACCCCACCTGACTCGTTCGTGCGTCACGAGCCGGCCTGCGTCAGACGGTGTGCACGCGGTCCCGGAAGGTCGTCCGGTAGCTGTGCGGGGTGGCGCCGACGCGGCGGTTGAAGTGGTGGCGCAGCGCCGCCGCGTCGCCGAAGCCTGCCCGGTCGGCCACCGCCTCCACGCTCAGCGGGGTCTCCTCCAGCAGCCGTCGGGCGAGCAGCACCCGCTGATTGGTGAGCCAGTCGTGCGGGGTGGTGCCGGTTTCGGCGCGGAACCGGCGGGCGAACGTACGCGGCGCCATGCCGGCGCGCGCGGCCAACTCCTCGACGGTGATGGGGCGATCCAGATGCCCCATGAGCCACTCCAGCACCGGCTCCAGGGTCGGCGCCTCGGGCACCCTCGGGATCGGCGCCTCGACGTACTGCGACTGCCCGCCGTCGCGGTGCGGCGGCACCACCATCCGGCGGGCCAGGCGGGTCGCGGTGGCCGAGCCGTGCTCCTGGCGGACCAGGTGCAGGCAGGCGTCGATACCGGCCGCGGTGCCGGCGCTTGTCAACAGGCGGCCGTCCTGGACGTAGAGCGAGTTGCAGCGGACCCGGGCACGCGGGTGGCGGTCCTGAAGCTCGTCGACGTACCGCCAGTGGGTGGTGCACTCGCGGTCGTCGAGCAGCCCGGCCTCGCCGAGCAGGAAGGCTCCGGAGCAGACGCTGAACAGGTGCGCTCCGCGTGCGTCGGCTCGCCGGAGCGCGTCCAGGACCGGGCCCGGAACGGTCGTGCCCTGGGCGTGCGCCGGTACGGCCACCAGGTCGGCGTCCTCAAGCGGACCGAGGTCGGCGTTCGGGGTGAGGTGGAACCCGGCCGAGGTGCGTACGGGGGCGCCGTTCGGGCCGCACACGTCGAAGCGGTACGCGGGGAAGCCGTCGGCGGTGCGGTCGGTGCCGAACACCTCTGCGAGCACTCCGAGCTCGAAGGGGGCGACCTGGTCCAGGACGAGGACGGCAACGGATCTGAGCATGTGACGAGGGTAACCCGACGGGTGGCAGTAAATCGATGATCAGTGTCATGACTGCCACTGTTCGGTAGGCGCGAGCCGTCGCAGACTGGTCTCAGCCCGGTGCGCACCGGCGGCGAAACCGACAGCAAACACGCGAAAGTGAGCGCCGCCATGGAGTTCCTGTTCTTCCTCCTGTTCCTCGCCCTGCTCGTCGCCGCCTCGGCGGCCGGCCTCACCGCGGACAGCCGCGACTCGGCCGACTGGAAGCCCACTGAGGACGGCCGCCGGTGGCAGTCCCGTACCAGCTGATGCCTTTGAGGGCTTTTGACCTGAAAATCCCGGGCGGGACCGCGCCGAAAGGTGCGGCCCCGCCGACGGAGGCCATGCGACGTACGGCAGGCTAGGAGGCATGGCTGACGGCTCCTGGTACGACGCCGACATCGACCACGTGATCATCTCCGAGGCGCAGATCCGCGAGAAGACGGCGGAGCTGGCCAAGCAGGTCTCCGCCGACTACGCCCACGTGGGTGACGGACTGCTGCTGGTCTGCGTGCTCAAGGGTGCGGTGATGTTCATGGCGGACTTCGCCCGGGCGTTGGGCCGCAACGGCCCCCCGGCCGAACTCGACTTCATGGCCATCTCCTCCTATGGCCAGGGCACCACCTCTTCCGGTGTGGTCCGCATCCTCAAGGACCTCGACCGGGACATCGCCGGCCGGCACGTCGTTGTCGTCGAGGACATCGTCGACTCCGGGCTGACGCTCTCCTGGCTGCTGCGCTACCTGGAGTCGCGCTCGGCGGCGAGCGTCGAGGTGGTCGCGCTGTTCCGCAAGCCGGATGCGGTCAAGGTGCCGGTCCCGGTGAAGTACGTCGGTTTCGACATCCCCACCGAGTTCGTGGTCGGGTACGGCCTGGACTTCGGTGAGCGCTACCGCGAGCTGCCGTACGTCGGGGTGCTCAAGCCCGAGGTCTACGCCCGGTCCTGAGGTCGGCCGGCCCGGTCCACCTGGGTCGTGAGCGCAACTCGCATCGGTGTTCGTCAAGCCGACGTTCAGCGCGCTCTCAGTTCTTCCGGTTACCGTGGAGCCCGGTGGCGTGAAAAGTACCCTCGCGCCCGCCCCCTCGACCGCGTGACCGGGCGTTCGGGTGGTCGGGCCGGAATTTCCGCCACGCCGGTTTCTGCCCGGGACCCGCCGTACGACCTCGGTTTGGGGCTGGCGAGGCCGCCCATGGTGCCCGCCGTCGATGGCGACGGTGCACCGAGTGCGGGGCTCGCGAGCTCACTCGTCGCGTACACGGTGTACCGTCGAATGACCGCGGCGCGGCAGTTTTCGCGCTTCGGGGTCGAGGCCGGCCCGCACGGCGGCTCCGGCGGCCGCTCACGCGGCGACACCAATCAGACGGTCAGGACGTCGATCAGGAGGATGCGGGCGCCTTGGCGCTCGACAACAGTATGGAACGTACGCGTTTCTTCCGCCGACCGGTGGTCTGGATCATCCTGGTCATCCTCGGCGCCGTTGTGCTCAGTCAGCTGTTCACCAGTGGTCCCAGCTACCACCGCGTGGACACTTCCGTTGCGCTCGACCAGCTCCATACCGCGAAGATCAATAAAGTCGTCTTCCAGGACAAGGAGCAGACGCTCCAGCTCGACCTGGCCGAGAAGACGAAGTTCGGTAAGACCGAGACCGACAAGATCGAGGCCCAGTTCCCGTATCAGGCTGGCGACCAGATCTGGAACGAGGTGTTGGACGCCAAGGCGGCCAACCGGGTCACCGGCCCTGCCGACGTCGAGGTCTCGTCGGACAGCATCTGGGTGAGCCTGCTGGTCAACCTGCTGCCCATCGCGCTACTCGTGCTCCTGCTGCTGTTCTTCATGTCGCAGATGCAGGGCGGCGGCTCCCGGGTGCTCAACTTCGGCAAGTCCAAGGCGAAGATGATCACCAAGGACACTCCGAAGACGACCTTCGCGGACGTCGCGGGTGCCGAGGAAGCCGTCGAGGAACTGCACGAGATCAAGGACTTCCTGCAGAACCCGGCGAAGTACCAGGCCCTGGGCGCCAAGATCCCGAAGGGCGTGCTGCTGTTCGGCCCGCCCGGAACCGGTAAGACGCTGCTGGCCCGCGCGGTCGCCGGCGAGGCCGGGGTGCCGTTCTACTCCATCTCGGGCTCCGATTTCGTCGAGATGTTCGTCGGTGTCGGTGCCAGCCGGGTCCGTGACCTCTTCGAGCAGGCCAAGGCGAACGCCCCGGCGATCGTCTTCGTCGACGAGATCGACGCCGTCGGCCGGCACCGTGGCGCCGGCATGGGCGGCGGTCACGACGAGCGCGAGCAGACGCTCAATCAGCTGCTCGTCGAGATGGACGGCTTCGACACCAAGGGCGGGGTCATCCTGATCGCGGCCACCAACCGGCCGGACATCCTCGACCCGGCGCTGCTGCGCCCCGGTCGATTCGACCGGCAGATCCCGGTGGACGCCCCCGACATGGAGGGCCGCAAGGCCATCCTGCGGGTGCACGCCAAGGGCAAGCCGTTCGCCCCCGACGTCGACCTCGACGCGGTGGCACGGCGTACCCCGGGCTTCAGCGGTGCCGACCTGGCCAACGTGATCAACGAGTCGGCTCTGCTCACCGCCCGTAAGGACCAGCGGGCGATCACCAACGACTCGCTGGAAGAGTCGATCGACCGCGTGATCGCCGGTCCGCAGCGACGGACCCGGGTGATGAGCGACCAGGAAAAGAAGATCACCGCGTACCACGAGGGTGGGCACGCGCTTGTCGCCTGGGCGCTGCCGCACGCCGCGCCGGTGCACAAGGTGACGATCCTGTCCCGTGGCCGCTCGCTGGGCCACACCCTGGTGCTGCCGACCGAAGACAAGTACACCCAGACCCGGGCCGAAATGATCGACACCCTGGCGTACGCGCTGGGCGGCCGGGCCGCTGAGGAACTCGTCTTCCACGAGCCCACCACCGGCGCTGGCAACGACATCGAGAAGGCCACCCAACTGGCCCGCGCGATGATCACCCAGTACGGCATGAGCTCGAAGCTCGGTGCGATCAAGTACGGCACCAGCGGGGACGAGCCGTTCCTCGGCCGCAACATGGGCCACGAGCGGGACTACTCGGACTCCGTGGCCGCCGAGATCGACGGCGAGATGCGGGCGTTGGTCGAGCTGGCGCACGACGAGGCGTGGGAGATCCTGGTGGAATACCGGGACGTCCTGGACAACATCGTGCTCGAGCTGATGGAGAAGGAAACCCTCTCCACGGCCGACATGGCGCGGATCTGCTCCCGGGTGGTCAAGCGCCCGCCGCTGGCGCCGTACAACGGCTTCGGCAAGCGCCAGCCCTCCACCGAGCCGCCCGTGCTCACCCCCGCGGAAAAGGACGCGCTCAAGGCGCAGGCCCAGGCCGACGGCGCGCAGGCGTCCGTTGGTGGCGGCACACCGTCCAACAACTCGGACGGTACGCACTGAGCAACGACCCGACGGCCAGCTCCCCGAACAGGGAGCTGGCCGTCTCCGCGACCGAACCCGACGGTGACGACGCCCTGGACTACGTGGCCGCCCGACTGATCAGCGGCAGGCTCAGCGGCCGCCCGGTCGAGGAGGCCATCGACCTCGGCCGGATCGAGAAGGCAGTCCGGGAAATCC from Micromonospora profundi harbors:
- the dacB gene encoding D-alanyl-D-alanine carboxypeptidase/D-alanyl-D-alanine endopeptidase, encoding MPAPAGVEPPTAPTAPTGPRRRGRLLAVLATVLLMVLAGVGVVVARPGPVAGWLGEDDASTPVAAGATPEPDPSEVLAGPDANAPLPAPDGVKAALGPLVGAAALGDRVNVSVADVTSGQTLFAKGADDGTVPASVTKLATAVTVLAARGPGHRIPTRVVAGNKPGEVVLVGGGDPTLAVDKKGYYPGAARLDDLAAQVRTALGGTAPTSVTVDGTIYSGPVYGPGWDADIPTGGYGGAVTALMTDGARRDPGADPGGAERVTEPDLVAGRSFARLLGVPAGTVKRGTAPALAAAAGGTPPPGTELGTVQSPPLIRLVDIMISESDNLLAEALARQVALARSQPASFDGAAAAMDAEVAALGLPADEMTLSDGSGLSRRNRISPSLLTDLIRLAASPDHPELAGVFGGLPVGGWSGTLDDRYRGAPGTAAGAGAVRAKTGTLTGVHAIAGLVTTVDGRLLTFAVLTDKVPGGTDTAQPALDRIAAALAGCGCR
- a CDS encoding zinc-dependent metalloprotease, whose protein sequence is MAQFVDWDLAAATAGALSKSGPRVSYAEATDVVGDLRRLTDEAAGHVADYTGLRAQVAHPPVRVVDRRDWAATNIAGLREVITPLVSRLSGDKQPGVLTEAIGSRLTGVQAGTVLAYLSGRVLGQYEVFSADPGQLLLVAPNIVEVERKLGADPRDFRLWVCLHEVTHRTQFTAVPWMRAYFLGEVQAFVDASSNGGEHLVERLRRGVATLSEAVRDPESRTSVLDIVQTPAQRAVLDRLTALMTLLEGHAEFVMDGVGPQVIPSVERIRASFNRRREAGNPLEKAIRRLLGVDVKMRQYAEGRKFVHGVVERVGMEGFNSIFNSPLTLPRLSELGDPDAWVARVHGPAGHIPAAG
- the tilS gene encoding tRNA lysidine(34) synthetase TilS, which codes for MAALAPPVAAIRVVVRRALNGLPPGGPVLVACSGGADSLALAAATAFVVPRLGRSAGLVTVDHGLQAGSAQRAEAVAVWAREVGFAPVEVARVEVAGRPGGPEAAAREARYQALTEAARQHGAAALLTGHTRDDQAETVLLALARGAGPRGLAGMPARRDLAGVPLLRPLLEISREQTRAACAALGLDMWQDPHNTDPSYARSRVRADLLPALVRALGPGVVDNLARTARLVAADNAALDGLAVAALAAARCADGGLSVAALAGLVPAVRGRVLHTWARELGALPAALSYGHVNALDALVTEWHGQGPVDLPGGIRVLRRAGRLAPVDPT
- a CDS encoding GlxA family transcriptional regulator, whose protein sequence is MLRSVAVLVLDQVAPFELGVLAEVFGTDRTADGFPAYRFDVCGPNGAPVRTSAGFHLTPNADLGPLEDADLVAVPAHAQGTTVPGPVLDALRRADARGAHLFSVCSGAFLLGEAGLLDDRECTTHWRYVDELQDRHPRARVRCNSLYVQDGRLLTSAGTAAGIDACLHLVRQEHGSATATRLARRMVVPPHRDGGQSQYVEAPIPRVPEAPTLEPVLEWLMGHLDRPITVEELAARAGMAPRTFARRFRAETGTTPHDWLTNQRVLLARRLLEETPLSVEAVADRAGFGDAAALRHHFNRRVGATPHSYRTTFRDRVHTV
- the hpt gene encoding hypoxanthine phosphoribosyltransferase, giving the protein MADGSWYDADIDHVIISEAQIREKTAELAKQVSADYAHVGDGLLLVCVLKGAVMFMADFARALGRNGPPAELDFMAISSYGQGTTSSGVVRILKDLDRDIAGRHVVVVEDIVDSGLTLSWLLRYLESRSAASVEVVALFRKPDAVKVPVPVKYVGFDIPTEFVVGYGLDFGERYRELPYVGVLKPEVYARS
- the ftsH gene encoding ATP-dependent zinc metalloprotease FtsH; protein product: MERTRFFRRPVVWIILVILGAVVLSQLFTSGPSYHRVDTSVALDQLHTAKINKVVFQDKEQTLQLDLAEKTKFGKTETDKIEAQFPYQAGDQIWNEVLDAKAANRVTGPADVEVSSDSIWVSLLVNLLPIALLVLLLLFFMSQMQGGGSRVLNFGKSKAKMITKDTPKTTFADVAGAEEAVEELHEIKDFLQNPAKYQALGAKIPKGVLLFGPPGTGKTLLARAVAGEAGVPFYSISGSDFVEMFVGVGASRVRDLFEQAKANAPAIVFVDEIDAVGRHRGAGMGGGHDEREQTLNQLLVEMDGFDTKGGVILIAATNRPDILDPALLRPGRFDRQIPVDAPDMEGRKAILRVHAKGKPFAPDVDLDAVARRTPGFSGADLANVINESALLTARKDQRAITNDSLEESIDRVIAGPQRRTRVMSDQEKKITAYHEGGHALVAWALPHAAPVHKVTILSRGRSLGHTLVLPTEDKYTQTRAEMIDTLAYALGGRAAEELVFHEPTTGAGNDIEKATQLARAMITQYGMSSKLGAIKYGTSGDEPFLGRNMGHERDYSDSVAAEIDGEMRALVELAHDEAWEILVEYRDVLDNIVLELMEKETLSTADMARICSRVVKRPPLAPYNGFGKRQPSTEPPVLTPAEKDALKAQAQADGAQASVGGGTPSNNSDGTH